TCGGTAACGACGCGGCCGTCACCGTCGGCGGACTGTCGGGCAACTTCGAGCTCAACGTCTACATCCCGATGATGGCCCGCAACGTGCTCGAGTCGTTCAAGCTGCTGACCAATGTCTCGAAGCTGTTCGCCGAGCGATGCATCGTCGGGTTGAAGGCCAACGAGGAGCATTTGCGTGAACTGGCCGAGTCGTCGCCGTCGATCGTGACGCCGCTGAACTCGGCGATCGGCTACGAAGAGGCGGCCGCCGTCGCCAAGCAGGCGCTCAAGGAAAAGAAGACGATTCGGCAGACGGTCATCGACCGGGGCCTGATCGGTGAGAAGCTGTCCGAGGAAGAACTCGACCGCCGTCTCGATGTGCTCGCGATGGCGAAGGTCACCGAGGAGTAGCCATGCTCGACGACGGACTCCGCCAACGTCGCCTCGCGCTCATCAAAGAGCACATGGACACCGAGGTGACCAAGGAGTTCGATCGCACGCTGGCCACCTTCAACGGACACCCGCGTTACGAAATCATGGCCACCGGTCAGGTCTACGACGGTGCCGACGAGGTGATGAACTACTACCTCACCACCCGGACCGCATTTCCCGACCAGCGACACGAGAATGCGCGCTTCCACGTCACCGATGATGCGGTGATCACCGAATTCGACCTGCTGGGAACGAATCTCGGCGAGTTCTACGGGATGCCGCCCACCGGCAAGGCGTTTCGGGTGCCGATCATCGCGGTGTTCTTCTTCGACGGCGAGCGAATCACCAACGAGCGCATTTACTTCGACAGTGCCAGCCTGGTCACCCAGATCGGCCGCGGAGAGCTGCTGGCGCTGGCCGCGTCGGGGGATCTGCCCGGGCAGTAATCCCGTCAGTCACTTCAGCCTCGTGGCGCCGGGGTGTTGGTCGTGCCCGCCTCGTAGCGACAATGCCCGCCGCCTTGCATTTTGTCGCTACGAGGCGGGCACAACGAACGCCGTACCTAATGTCGGCTTATCCATTCAACGACGACATCGTGGAAGCGCTCGGGCTCTTCCCACATCGGGCAATGACCGCTGTCGTCAAACACAACTAGTTCGTGATGGGGCAAATGCTCGACCAGAAAATCCTTGGCACCGAACTTCATCGCCTTCTCGTCGCGGCCCCACACCAACAGGTGCGGAATGGTGAACTCACGGATCTGCGACCGATAGTCCCGCAGCGTCTGATCGAGAAGAATCAACGTCCCGGCGTTCGCGCCGACCTTGCAGATCGAGTCGATGAATCGGCTCAGCTGGCCTGGCGGGAGCTCGTTCTTGAACATGGTTGGCACGTATCGGACGAAGAACTTCCGGAAGTCGTCCTGCAGGTCCGCAATGAGACCGTGTAATTCTGGGACATCGCCGATCCCATAGGGCCAGTCGGTCTGTGTGAGATCCGACGGACCTTGGGAGATGTTGACAACGCTGGCGAGCCGCTGTTGGCCGAATTGGCAAAGATAGTCCCAGATTACGAAGTTTCCCATCGACCATCCGACCATGGTGACGTCCGTCAACTGCAAGCGCTCCAACAGCGCGTAAACGTCGCGCGCATACTGGGCCACCGTGTGTCCGCCCTCGCTTCTAGGTGAATCGCCGTGCGACCGGAAGTCGACCGCGATCACTCGATAGCGACCGGACAGCGGAATAACATTGCGCTCGAAGAACATCCGGGACATGCATACTCCGTGGAGCAGCACAACGGTCCGTCCCTGACCGGTGTCGGTGTAGGTCAGGACCGCGCCGTCGGCCAGTTCGAAGTGGTAGATGACCTCAGCTCCCGTTGTTCGGTCCGCCCGAATTCTGGCCCGCCACATCGGTGATCGGGAAGTTAGGCATCGGCGGCGGCGACGGGGTATGTGGCAGCGACGGAATCTCCGACGGCGGGATGTCATGCAGGACGTTGGCCGCCGGCCCGTTCTCCCGTGACCCGTAGACACTGCCCGGGGCCCGCGGACCGAGCAGTTGGCTGACCGTGACCAGGTGGTAGTTGTTGGCCTTGAGCACAGGAATGAACTGCTCGACGAGGTCGACGGTGCTCGAGTAGGTGTCGTGCATGAGCACCACCGAGCCAGGTTTGATCTGTGCCATCAGCACCTGACGGCTGGCCGCGGTGTTGGAGTCGTTGATCCAGTCGAAAGGGATGACGTCCCAAAGGATTCCGGCCAAGCCCGCCTTCGCGGCCTGCTCGTTGACGGCCGGGTTGGTCAACCCGCCCGGCGGTCGCCACAGCTTCGGCGTCGTGCCAGTTGCCGAGACGATGGCGTCGGTCGCGCGGGAGAACTGGCTCGGCACGTCAGCCGGCGGCAGCGTCGTCATGTTCGGGTGTTCCCAGGTGTGGCTGCCCAGCTCCATGCCCGCCTCGACGACCCGCTTGGCGCCCGCGGGGTTCGCCGCGACCTTGTTGCCGATCTCGAAGAACGTCGCCTTGGCGTTGTTGGCCTTCAGGATGCCCAGCAGCCGGTCGGTGTACGGCGTGGGCCCGTCATCGAAGGTGAGCGCCACACACTTGACCTGAGCGCAGTCGACCACGTCGTTGGCGTGAGCGAACCGGACGTGCCCGGTGAATGCCCCGACCGCGACGATAGCGGCGGCAGCGGCGGCACCGGCGACGGTACGCAGGTATCGCCACTTCTGGCTGTCGGGTCGTCGCGGCACTGCAGAAGCCTACAGAAGCCTCGACTTAGATCGGAGCGCCGCTGATCTCCTCGAGCATCTCGGTGACCAGCGCCGCGATCGGCGACCGCTCGCTGCGCAGCAGCGTGATGTGGGCAAACAGCGGGTGTCCCTTGAGCTTCTCGACGACGGCCGCGACACCGTCGTGGCGACCCACGCGCAGGTTGTCGCGCTGGGCGACGTCGTGGGTCAGCACCACCCGCGAGCCCGCACCCAGCCGCGACAGCACGGTCAGCAGCACGTTGCGTTCCAGCGACTGTGCCTCGTCGACGATCACGAACGAGTCGTGCAGCGAGCGGCCGCGGATGTGGGTCAGCGGCAGCACCTCGAGCATGCCGCGGGACAGCACTTCCTCCAACACCGCGGGGCTCGCCAGGCCTTCGAGCGTGTCGAAGACGGCCTGCGCCCAGGGGCCCATCTTGTCGGCCTCGCTGCCGGGCAGGTAACCCAGCTCCTGGCCGCCGACGGCGTAGAGCGGGCGGAACACGACCACCTTGCGTTGTGTGCGTCGTTCCAGGACCGCTTCCAAGCCGGCGCACAGCGCCAGCGCCGACTTGCCGGTGCCGGCCTTGCCCCCTAGCGACACAATGCCCACCGACTCGTCGAGCAGCAGATCGAGCGCCACCCGCTGTTCGGCGGAGCGGCCACGCAGCCCGAACACTTCGCGGTCGCCGCGGACCAGCTGGACCTTCTTGTGCGCGTTCACCCGCCCGAGCGCGTGGGAGCTGCCGGCCAGCAATCGAATCCCGGTGTGGCAGGGCAGGTCTCGTGCACCTTCGAGGTCGACCTCGCCGTCGGCGAAGAGCGCGTCGATGTCTTCGGCACTGGTTTCCAGCTCCGTCATGCCGGTCCAGCCGGAGACCACGACGTCTTGAGCGTGATACTCGTCGGCGGCCAGGCCCACTGCGCCCGCCTTGACGCGCAGCGGAATGTCCTTGCTGACCAACGTGACTCGCTTGCCTTCGGCGGCGAGGTTGGCCGCGCAGCACAGAATGCGGGAGTCATTGGTGTCGGTCCGGAAGCCGGCCGGCAACACCGACGGGTCGGTGTGGTTGAGCTCGACGCGCAGCGTACCGCCTTGTGCTCCAACCGGAATCGGCTGGTCGAGCCGGCCGTGCTCGATGCGGAGGTCGTCGAACAGGCGCAGCGCCTGGCGGGCGAACCAGCCGAGCTCATGGTGGTGGCGTTTGGCCTCCAACTCACTGATCACCACTAGCGGAACCACCACTTCGTGTTCGGCGAAGCGGGAGCAGGCCCACGGATCGGACAGCAACACCGACGTGTCCAGCACGTAGGTCCTGGTGGTGTCCTGTGAAACCGCTGGGGAATCAGACACGAGCGCTCCTCGAGCTCATCGCCCGGATCGCCGCCGCGTGCGGGTGGTGGCCCCACCCCCACCCATGCGCGCGAGGCGTTCTCACCGGGCTGGATGCCCGTGCGGCCCGCACGGACGAATCGGCGGGGGCCGCGGCGCAAGGACCGGGGCCGGCGGTCCTTTCGAGGTCGAGTCGAGAGGCGCCGCCCGGATAGCAGAGCATGTCGCTAGCCATCGAGTGCGACGGTACCCGCGTCGACGCATTCGCGCCGCGCAGGCGCGCCGACGACGATGCAGCGCGCGCTGTTATTAGCTGATGACGTACTGCCGCAGGGCCGGCTCGTCGGCCACACCCCAGGCGGTGATGCGGTCGGAGACGACCTGCTTTAGCTGCTCGGGCCCGAAAATGCCTGCGTCGGCAACGACT
This genomic stretch from Mycobacterium paraterrae harbors:
- a CDS encoding polysaccharide deacetylase family protein, which gives rise to MPRRPDSQKWRYLRTVAGAAAAAAIVAVGAFTGHVRFAHANDVVDCAQVKCVALTFDDGPTPYTDRLLGILKANNAKATFFEIGNKVAANPAGAKRVVEAGMELGSHTWEHPNMTTLPPADVPSQFSRATDAIVSATGTTPKLWRPPGGLTNPAVNEQAAKAGLAGILWDVIPFDWINDSNTAASRQVLMAQIKPGSVVLMHDTYSSTVDLVEQFIPVLKANNYHLVTVSQLLGPRAPGSVYGSRENGPAANVLHDIPPSEIPSLPHTPSPPPMPNFPITDVAGQNSGGPNNGS
- a CDS encoding PhoH family protein; translated protein: MSDSPAVSQDTTRTYVLDTSVLLSDPWACSRFAEHEVVVPLVVISELEAKRHHHELGWFARQALRLFDDLRIEHGRLDQPIPVGAQGGTLRVELNHTDPSVLPAGFRTDTNDSRILCCAANLAAEGKRVTLVSKDIPLRVKAGAVGLAADEYHAQDVVVSGWTGMTELETSAEDIDALFADGEVDLEGARDLPCHTGIRLLAGSSHALGRVNAHKKVQLVRGDREVFGLRGRSAEQRVALDLLLDESVGIVSLGGKAGTGKSALALCAGLEAVLERRTQRKVVVFRPLYAVGGQELGYLPGSEADKMGPWAQAVFDTLEGLASPAVLEEVLSRGMLEVLPLTHIRGRSLHDSFVIVDEAQSLERNVLLTVLSRLGAGSRVVLTHDVAQRDNLRVGRHDGVAAVVEKLKGHPLFAHITLLRSERSPIAALVTEMLEEISGAPI
- a CDS encoding ester cyclase, with product MLDDGLRQRRLALIKEHMDTEVTKEFDRTLATFNGHPRYEIMATGQVYDGADEVMNYYLTTRTAFPDQRHENARFHVTDDAVITEFDLLGTNLGEFYGMPPTGKAFRVPIIAVFFFDGERITNERIYFDSASLVTQIGRGELLALAASGDLPGQ
- a CDS encoding alpha/beta fold hydrolase — encoded protein: MWRARIRADRTTGAEVIYHFELADGAVLTYTDTGQGRTVVLLHGVCMSRMFFERNVIPLSGRYRVIAVDFRSHGDSPRSEGGHTVAQYARDVYALLERLQLTDVTMVGWSMGNFVIWDYLCQFGQQRLASVVNISQGPSDLTQTDWPYGIGDVPELHGLIADLQDDFRKFFVRYVPTMFKNELPPGQLSRFIDSICKVGANAGTLILLDQTLRDYRSQIREFTIPHLLVWGRDEKAMKFGAKDFLVEHLPHHELVVFDDSGHCPMWEEPERFHDVVVEWISRH